From the genome of Vigna angularis cultivar LongXiaoDou No.4 chromosome 11, ASM1680809v1, whole genome shotgun sequence, one region includes:
- the LOC108332522 gene encoding uncharacterized protein LOC108332522 has protein sequence MLLQHSLFCAIPLSHTVSLFTPSLKQWNPFLHHLSSPRKPKVSTFRISSLGPGFFDDIAQIAHNKVLIAAGVSLTIGQLSKPFTSVFLYGKEFDIRVIVQAGGFPSSHSSATVACATLFGLERGFSDPIFGLAVVYAGLIMYDAQGVRREVGIHARMLNKLLLQMQANSLHSRDADNLMNSQPGLSKQLKIDDFEKSLLPQEATLETQQANGGLLVKSGSKIRQTEEEEEISKLGVDGIPLLKESIGHTEIEVIAGALLGFLVALAVYDIM, from the exons ATGTTGCTGCAACATTCCTTGTTCTGTGCTATTCCTCTCTCTCACACTGTTTCTCTCTTCACCCCATCACTGAAACAATGGAACCCATTTCTTCACCATCTCTCTTCTCCTAGAAAGCCCAAAGTTTCCACCTTCAGAATTTCTTCTCTTGGCCCTGGTTTCTTCGATGACATCGCTCAAATTGCTCATAACAAG GTTCTGATTGCAGCTGGTGTTTCTTTGACGATTGGTCAGCTTTCTAAGCCATTCACTTCGGTTTTTCTGTATGGCAAAGAGTTTGATATCAGGGTAATTGTTCAAGCCGGAGGGTTCCCATCGTCACACTCTTCT GCAACAGTGGCTTGTGCAACATTGTTTGGCCTTGAGAG AGGGTTCTCCGATCCTATTTTTGGGCTTGCAGTTGTGTATGCTGGTCTCATTATGTATGATGCTCAG GGTGTAAGAAGAGAAGTAGGAATTCATGCTAGAATGTTGAACAAACTACTACTTCAAATGCAAGCCAACTCTTTACATTCCAGAGATGCAGATAATTTAATGAACTCTCAACCAGGACTATCAAAACAACTGAAAATAGACGACTTTGAGAAGTCCCTTTTGCCCCAAGAAGCCACTTTAGAAACACAACAAGCGAATGGAGGTTTATTGGTCAAATCAGGAAGCAAAATAAGGcaaacagaagaagaagaagaaatctcaaaattgggtgttgatGGCATACCCCTATTAAAAGAATCTATTGGCCATACAGAGATTGAAGTCATAGCTGGTGCCTTACTAGGCTTTTTGGTGGCTTTGGCTGTGTATGATATCATGTAA
- the LOC108333530 gene encoding uncharacterized protein LOC108333530, producing the protein MSGAQGAQPKGSKTATIYESVGGGGENRSRIELRSREDQGSIQVEKLQEKVSDPAGKGGPVFGAGKEEDKQDLGVTGTG; encoded by the coding sequence ATGTCTGGGGCACAAGGAGCACAGCCAAAAGGGTCAAAGACAGCAACAATATATGAGTCAgtaggaggaggaggagagaACAGGAGCAGGATTGAGTTGCGTTCAAGGGAGGATCAAGGTTCCATTCAGGTGGAGAAATTGCAGGAGAAGGTCAGTGATCCTGCTGGAAAAGGTGGTCCTGTCTTTGGTGCTGGTAAAGAGGAAGACAAACAAGACCTTGGAGTCACAGGCACAGGCTAA
- the LOC108334231 gene encoding ABC transporter D family member 2, chloroplastic isoform X1, translating into MILLFQQACPLFTFSSNYKSKLPLSSHNVQLHLGFGALTPFSPLPICRGGLYIRRNWGKCSSSSSAPSQAPLPPDPDKEYKLVEEESDGIVAAQGESPDLQTLFRRFWKVAAPYWTSDDKVQARLQLAGVFALTLATTGISVGFSFLGRDFFNALANKDQEQFTKQLLYYLGGFAGGIPFFVLRDYARETLSLRWRSWMTSYYMDRYLNNQTFYKIQSQSIIDNPDQRIVDDLSSFTGTSLAFSLTLFNAAVDLISFSNILFGIYPPLFVVLLVYSIGGTAISVFLGRGLVNLNFLQEKKEADFRYGLVRVRENAESIAFYSGEESEMQLLLQRFKSAFENLTQLLIASRNLEFFTNGYRYVIQVLPAAVVAPMYFSGKIEFGVINQSVSAFNHILGDFSLIVYQFQAISAFSAVINRLGEFDDVLDRSSSKSLTNTLEDIQITYKDFRSSSALESNGSTPPEKIGTLLEVEDLILKTPSESTLIRDLSLTIKEKDNLLVMGPSGSGKTSLLRAMAGLWKAGTGKITYYIKGGGYPEQSLCSDVNSPNNAHDTYVAHGKSISRKSGIFFLPQRPYMVLGTLRQQLLYPTWSNDVVPTSDGTEQTNALPFLTNLAKSEDGNDRPTKPTTDELIKVLEDVRLGYLLARFSLDSTHEWSSVLSLGEQQRLAFARLLLSKPQLALLDESTSALDDANEVHLYQKIRAANITYVSIGHRSSLYDYHERILRISTFDSDNEQLNWYIEPTRPESSLKFTNL; encoded by the exons ATGATCTTGCTGTTTCAACAAGCATGCCCTCTTTTCACCTTTTCCTCTAACTATAAGTCCAAGCTTCCATTATCAAGTCATAATGTTCAACTTCATCTTGGTTTTGGTGCGTTGACCCCATTTTCTCCATTGCCCATTTGCAGAGGGGGGCTTTACATTAGGAGGAATTGGGGCAAatgttcctcttcttcttccgcTCCCTCACAGGCTCCATTGCCACCTGATCCTGATAAG GAATACAAGCTAGTGGAAGAAGAGAGTGATGGTATCGTTGCTGCACAGGGTGAAAGTCCTGACCTGCAGACGCTTTTCAGAAGGTTCTGGAAGGTGGCAGCTCCTTACTGGACTTCAGATGACAAAGTGCAAGCAAGGTTGCAGCTTGCTGGTGTTTTTGCTCTCACTTTGGCTACCACTGGAATCAGTGTAGGCTTCAGTTTCTTGGGGAGAGACTTCTTCAATGCTCTTGCTA ACAAGGATCAAGAGCAATTCACGAAGCAATTATTATACTACTTGGGTGGTTTTGCTGGAGGAATCCCG TTTTTTGTATTGAGAGATTATGCAAGAGAAACTCTTTCTTTGAGATGGAGATCTTGGATGACAAGTTATTACATGGATCGCTATCTGAATAATCAGACTTTCTATAAAATTCAGTCACAGTCAATCATTGATAATCCAGACCAGCGAATTGTTGATGATCTAAGTTCTTTCACTGGGACATCCCTTGCTTTCTCCTTGACACTCTTTAATGCTGCTGTGGACTTAATCTCATTCAGTAACATCTTGTTTGGAATCTATCCTCCACTTTTCGTTGTTCTTCTCGTATACTCAATTGGTGGGACAGCTATAAGTGTTTTCCTTGGAAGG GGGCTGGTGAATTTAAATTTCTTGCAAGAGAAAAAGGAAGCAGACTTTCGGTATGGACTTGTACGGGTCCGGGAAAATGCTGAATCAATTGCATTTTATAGTGGTGAAGAAAGTGAAATGCAACTTCTTCTGCAGCGCTTTAAAAGCGCTTTCGAAAATTTGACT CAATTGCTGATTGCTTCTAGAAATCTGGAGTTCTTCACCAATGGCTACCGCTATGTTATTCAAGTTCTTCCTGCTGCTGTTGTTGCTCCCATGTACTTCTCAGGAAAAATTGAGTTTGGTGTCATCAATCAGTCAGTTTCTGCTTTTAATCATATCCTTGGTGACTTCTCTCTCATCGTGTATCAGTTTCAAGCTATAAGTGCTTTTTCTGCAGTTATTAATCGGTTAG GGGAATTCGATGATGTTTTGGATAGAAGCAGCTCCAAATCTCTTACTAATACATTGGAAGACATACAAATTACATACAAAGATTTTAGGAGTTCATCTGCATTGGAATCTAATGGCTCCACTCCACCAGAAAAAATTGGCACATTACTGGAGGTAGAAGATTTGATTCTGAAGACACCAAGTGAATCTACACTTATTAGAGACTTGTCATTGACGATCAAGGAAAAAGATAATTTACTG GTAATGGGACCAAGTGGAAGTGGCAAGACTTCTTTGTTAAGAGCTATGGCTGGTCTATGGAAAGCTGGAACCGGAAAGATCACATACTATATTAAAGGTGGAGGATATCCTGAACAATCCCTTTGTTCAGATGTGAATTCTCCAAATAATGCTCATGACACATATGTAGCACATGGAAAATCCATAAGCAGAAAATCTGGAATCTTTTTCCTTCCACAAAGACCGTATATGGTTTTGGGTACTCTTCGTCAGCAGTTACTTTATCCAACCTGGTCCAATGATGTAGTTCCTACGTCAGATGGTACAGAGCAAACAA ATGCACTTCCTTTCTTGACAAACTTGGCAAAGTCGGAGGATGGAAATGATAGACCTACGAAGCCAACAACTGATGAGCTGATAAAGGTGTTAGAGGATGTCCGCCTTGGATATTTATTGGCTCGTTTCAGTTTAGATTCAACACATGAATGGTCTAGTGTTCTTTCCTTGGGAGAGCAGCAACGCCTTGCATTTGCTCGTCTTTTGCTTTCAAAGCCTCAATTGGCTTTACTTGATGAATCTACAAGTGCACTTGATGATGCCAATGAG GTTCATTTGTACCAAAAGATTCGAGCAGCAAACATAACATATGTCAGCATAGGCCACCGGTCATCCTTGTATGATTACCACGAGAGGATCTTACGCATATCGACATTTGATTCGGACAATGAACAGCTAAATTGGTACATTGAACCTACTAGACCCGAGTCTTCCTTAAAATTTACAAATCTATGA
- the LOC108334231 gene encoding ABC transporter D family member 2, chloroplastic isoform X2, translating to MKLLRKLKQKYQVTCNYVKYIKQTFSNVYICVGTQPPLFIFHLPCSICLRDQEQFTKQLLYYLGGFAGGIPFFVLRDYARETLSLRWRSWMTSYYMDRYLNNQTFYKIQSQSIIDNPDQRIVDDLSSFTGTSLAFSLTLFNAAVDLISFSNILFGIYPPLFVVLLVYSIGGTAISVFLGRGLVNLNFLQEKKEADFRYGLVRVRENAESIAFYSGEESEMQLLLQRFKSAFENLTQLLIASRNLEFFTNGYRYVIQVLPAAVVAPMYFSGKIEFGVINQSVSAFNHILGDFSLIVYQFQAISAFSAVINRLGEFDDVLDRSSSKSLTNTLEDIQITYKDFRSSSALESNGSTPPEKIGTLLEVEDLILKTPSESTLIRDLSLTIKEKDNLLVMGPSGSGKTSLLRAMAGLWKAGTGKITYYIKGGGYPEQSLCSDVNSPNNAHDTYVAHGKSISRKSGIFFLPQRPYMVLGTLRQQLLYPTWSNDVVPTSDGTEQTNALPFLTNLAKSEDGNDRPTKPTTDELIKVLEDVRLGYLLARFSLDSTHEWSSVLSLGEQQRLAFARLLLSKPQLALLDESTSALDDANEVHLYQKIRAANITYVSIGHRSSLYDYHERILRISTFDSDNEQLNWYIEPTRPESSLKFTNL from the exons ATGAAATTATTGAGGAAACTGAAACAGAAATATCAAGTTACATGCAATTATGTGAAATACATAAAGCAAACATTTAGCAATGTGTATATATGTGTGGGGACACAGCCACCCTTGTTTATCTTCCATTTACCATGTAGTATTTGCTTGCGT GATCAAGAGCAATTCACGAAGCAATTATTATACTACTTGGGTGGTTTTGCTGGAGGAATCCCG TTTTTTGTATTGAGAGATTATGCAAGAGAAACTCTTTCTTTGAGATGGAGATCTTGGATGACAAGTTATTACATGGATCGCTATCTGAATAATCAGACTTTCTATAAAATTCAGTCACAGTCAATCATTGATAATCCAGACCAGCGAATTGTTGATGATCTAAGTTCTTTCACTGGGACATCCCTTGCTTTCTCCTTGACACTCTTTAATGCTGCTGTGGACTTAATCTCATTCAGTAACATCTTGTTTGGAATCTATCCTCCACTTTTCGTTGTTCTTCTCGTATACTCAATTGGTGGGACAGCTATAAGTGTTTTCCTTGGAAGG GGGCTGGTGAATTTAAATTTCTTGCAAGAGAAAAAGGAAGCAGACTTTCGGTATGGACTTGTACGGGTCCGGGAAAATGCTGAATCAATTGCATTTTATAGTGGTGAAGAAAGTGAAATGCAACTTCTTCTGCAGCGCTTTAAAAGCGCTTTCGAAAATTTGACT CAATTGCTGATTGCTTCTAGAAATCTGGAGTTCTTCACCAATGGCTACCGCTATGTTATTCAAGTTCTTCCTGCTGCTGTTGTTGCTCCCATGTACTTCTCAGGAAAAATTGAGTTTGGTGTCATCAATCAGTCAGTTTCTGCTTTTAATCATATCCTTGGTGACTTCTCTCTCATCGTGTATCAGTTTCAAGCTATAAGTGCTTTTTCTGCAGTTATTAATCGGTTAG GGGAATTCGATGATGTTTTGGATAGAAGCAGCTCCAAATCTCTTACTAATACATTGGAAGACATACAAATTACATACAAAGATTTTAGGAGTTCATCTGCATTGGAATCTAATGGCTCCACTCCACCAGAAAAAATTGGCACATTACTGGAGGTAGAAGATTTGATTCTGAAGACACCAAGTGAATCTACACTTATTAGAGACTTGTCATTGACGATCAAGGAAAAAGATAATTTACTG GTAATGGGACCAAGTGGAAGTGGCAAGACTTCTTTGTTAAGAGCTATGGCTGGTCTATGGAAAGCTGGAACCGGAAAGATCACATACTATATTAAAGGTGGAGGATATCCTGAACAATCCCTTTGTTCAGATGTGAATTCTCCAAATAATGCTCATGACACATATGTAGCACATGGAAAATCCATAAGCAGAAAATCTGGAATCTTTTTCCTTCCACAAAGACCGTATATGGTTTTGGGTACTCTTCGTCAGCAGTTACTTTATCCAACCTGGTCCAATGATGTAGTTCCTACGTCAGATGGTACAGAGCAAACAA ATGCACTTCCTTTCTTGACAAACTTGGCAAAGTCGGAGGATGGAAATGATAGACCTACGAAGCCAACAACTGATGAGCTGATAAAGGTGTTAGAGGATGTCCGCCTTGGATATTTATTGGCTCGTTTCAGTTTAGATTCAACACATGAATGGTCTAGTGTTCTTTCCTTGGGAGAGCAGCAACGCCTTGCATTTGCTCGTCTTTTGCTTTCAAAGCCTCAATTGGCTTTACTTGATGAATCTACAAGTGCACTTGATGATGCCAATGAG GTTCATTTGTACCAAAAGATTCGAGCAGCAAACATAACATATGTCAGCATAGGCCACCGGTCATCCTTGTATGATTACCACGAGAGGATCTTACGCATATCGACATTTGATTCGGACAATGAACAGCTAAATTGGTACATTGAACCTACTAGACCCGAGTCTTCCTTAAAATTTACAAATCTATGA
- the LOC108334376 gene encoding uncharacterized protein LOC108334376: MKYVLVTGGVVSGLGKGVTASSIGLILKACGLRVTSIKIDPYLNTDAGTMSPFEHGEVFVLDDGGEVDLDLGNYERFLDIKLTRDNNITTGKIYQSVIEKERRGDYLGKTVQVVPHITDAIQEWIERVAKIPVDGKEGPADVCVIELGGTIGDIESMPFIEALGQFSYRVGPGNFCLVHVSLVPILHVVGEPKTKPTQHSVRQLRGLGLTPNLLACRSSKELDDNVKAKLAQFCHVPLSNILTLHDVPNIWHIPLLLKDQKAHEAILKALNLLGVAAEPNLKEWTARTKIYDRCDETVRIAMVGKYTGLSDAYLSVLKALLHASVARNRKLNVDWVPAGDLEEATYKEDPEAYKAAWNLLKGADGVLVPGGFGDRGVQGKILAAKYAREHNVPFLGICLGMQIAVIEYARSVLGLHDATSTEFNPETKTPCVIFMPEGSKTHMGATMRLGSRRTYFEVADSKSAKLYGNVSFIDERHRHRYEVNPDMVSQLETAGLSFVGKDETGRRMEIVELPSHPFYIGVQFHPEFKSRPGKPSPLFSGLIAAASEPRKKVPNGYSKLATYNRHSPKLKAHQSVKGFKAPNGSLNGVYTNGNSVYVDGSC, encoded by the exons ATGAAGTATGTGTTGGTGACTGGTGGTGTTGTGAGTGGACTTGGGAAAGGAGTCACTGCCAGCAGTATTGGCCTGATCCTCAAGGCCTGTGGTCTTAGAGTTACCTCTATCAAGATTG ACCCCTACTTGAACACTGATGCGGGAACAATGTCTCCTTTCGAGCATGGGGAGGTTTTCGTCTTAGATGATGGTGGTGAG GTTGACCTTGATCTTGGGAACTATGAACGATTTTTGGACATTAAATTAACTCGCGACAATAACATCACTACTGGAAAAATTTATCAG TCTGTTATTgagaaggagagaagaggagatTATCTTGGAAAGACCGTACAG gTAGTTCCACACATAACAGATGCTATCCAAGAATGGATAGAACGTGTGGCAAAGATACCAGTTGACGGGAAAGAAGGGCCAGCTGATGTTTGTGTCATTGAATTGGGTGGAACTATAG GGGATATTGAGTCAATGCCTTTTATTGAAGCACTTGGCCAGTTTTCATACCGTGTAG GCCCTGGCAACTTCTGCTTGGTTCATGTCAGCTTGGTTCCTATCCTTCATGTTGTTGGTGAACCG AAAACAAAGCCAACTCAGCACAGTGTTCGTCAACTTAGAGGATTAGGTTTGACCCCTAATCTTCTTGCGTGTCGCAGTTCGAAG GAACTTGATGATAATGTCAAGGCAAAACTTGCTCAATTTTGTCATGTGCCG CTGTCAAACATCCTTACTCTCCATGATGTTCCAAACATTTGGCATATTCCTCTGCTATTGAAA GACCAGAAGGCACATGAGGCGATCCTGAAAGCATTAAACTTGCTAGG TGTTGCAGCAGAGCCTAATTTGAAGGAGTGGACTGCAAGGACAAAAATTTATGACAGATGTGATGAAACT GTTAGAATTGCAATGGTGGGAAAATACACTGGCCTTTCAGATGCATATCTTTCTGTTCTGAAG GCACTTTTACACGCTTCTGTTGCTCGCAACCGAAAACTCAACGTAGACTGGGTTCCGGCCGGGGATCTTGAAGAAGCTACTTATAAAGAG GATCCTGAGGCATATAAAGCTGCATGGAATCTTTTAAAG GGCGCTGATGGTGTTCTAGTTCCAGGAGGTTTCGGTGATAGAGGAGTGCAAGGGAAAATTCTTGCTGCTAAGTATGCTCGAGAACATAATGTTCCATTTCTGGGCATTTGCTTGGGGATGCAAATTGCTGTCATTGAGTATGCACGATCTGTTCTTGGTCTGCATGATGCCACTAGCACAGAATTTAATCCTGAAACCAAGACCCCTTGTGTCATATTTATGCCAGAA GGCTCAAAGACTCATATGGGGGCAACTATGCGGCTTGGTTCAAGAAGAACCTACTTTGAAGTTGCTGATAGCAAATCTGCAAAATT GTATGGCAATGTAAGCTTTATTGATGAGCGACACAGACATAGATATGAG GTTAATCCTGACATGGTATCACAGCTAGAGACTGCTGGTCTGTCTTTTGTAGGCAAAGATGAAACTGGGAGGCGCATGGAA ATAGTTGAATTGCCTAGCCATCCTTTTTATATTGGCGTTCAGTTTCACCCTGAGTTCAAGTCTAGACCTGGAAAACCTTCTCCACTCTTCTCAG GACTAATTGCAGCAGCAAGTGAGCCAAGGAAGAAGGTGCCAAATGGTTACTCCAAGTTAGCTACGTATAATAGACACTCACCAAAACTGAAAGCACACCAAAGTGTAAAGGGCTTCAAAGCACCAAATGGTTCATTGAATGGTGTATATACCAATGGCAATAGTGTGTATGTGGATGGTAGTTGTTAG